A portion of the Calothrix sp. 336/3 genome contains these proteins:
- a CDS encoding low specificity L-threonine aldolase — protein sequence MDYNLEQFASDNYSGICPEALEYMLQANQGSAPAYGNDIWTQRAADGFRELFEIDCEVFFVFNGTAANSLSLAALCQSYHSVICHENAHIETSECGAPEFASNGSKLRLAKGENGKLTIESIEALLLGKRADIHYPKRKVISLTQTTELGTLYSLDELAAIQDLAQKHDLKIHMDGARFANSVVALNKSPAEISWKSGVDVLCFCGTKNGMAMGEAIIFFNKELAEDFAYRCKQAGQLASKMRFISAPWLGLLETGAWLKNARHANQSAEYLENELLKIESLEIMFPREANAVYVKLSDKVATSLRAKGWLFYSFLGVGGVRLMCSWNTTKERIDELIRDIKEALI from the coding sequence ATGGATTACAATTTAGAACAATTTGCCAGCGATAACTACTCTGGAATTTGTCCAGAAGCATTAGAATATATGCTGCAAGCAAATCAAGGTAGCGCTCCTGCCTATGGAAATGATATCTGGACTCAAAGAGCGGCTGATGGGTTTCGAGAATTATTTGAAATTGATTGCGAAGTCTTTTTTGTTTTTAATGGGACTGCTGCAAATTCTCTATCATTAGCGGCATTGTGTCAATCCTACCACAGTGTTATTTGTCATGAAAATGCCCATATTGAAACTAGCGAATGTGGTGCGCCGGAATTTGCTTCTAATGGCTCTAAGCTACGACTTGCTAAGGGTGAAAATGGTAAGTTAACAATTGAATCAATCGAAGCTTTACTATTAGGGAAAAGAGCTGATATTCATTATCCAAAGCGTAAAGTAATTAGCTTAACTCAAACTACAGAATTAGGAACATTATATTCTCTTGATGAATTGGCTGCCATCCAAGATTTAGCTCAAAAACATGATTTAAAAATTCATATGGATGGCGCACGTTTTGCAAATTCAGTAGTCGCTCTCAATAAAAGCCCTGCGGAAATTAGCTGGAAAAGTGGTGTAGATGTATTATGCTTTTGCGGCACTAAGAATGGTATGGCGATGGGAGAAGCAATTATTTTCTTTAATAAAGAATTGGCAGAAGATTTTGCCTATCGCTGCAAACAAGCGGGACAACTAGCTTCTAAAATGCGATTTATCTCTGCCCCTTGGTTAGGTTTATTAGAAACTGGTGCTTGGCTAAAAAATGCTCGTCATGCGAACCAATCTGCGGAGTATTTAGAGAATGAATTACTAAAAATAGAAAGTCTTGAAATTATGTTTCCCAGGGAAGCAAATGCTGTTTATGTGAAGTTATCTGATAAAGTCGCTACTAGTTTAAGAGCAAAAGGTTGGCTATTTTATAGTTTTCTTGGTGTTGGAGGAGTGCGGTTGATGTGTTCTTGGAATACCACCAAAGAGAGAATTGATGAATTAATTAGAGATATCAAGGAGGCTCTTATTTAA
- a CDS encoding class I SAM-dependent methyltransferase — protein MNKNNYYDKISQIYDQTRWLTESIADEVADFILNLVFATPKTSFLEPGVGTGLNVIPLVKRGYSVTGIDISEQMLNQFRQKLNGTPENLTLVHADASQLPFEDNSFDVVLTVHMLHTVGDRQIFLDEIDRVLKPGGYFLNCQWITPPARREFEAYFRAIQSKYKNYPPESKSQDKAIEERDLEQYLREKRDLEQYLHEKGYQSNYFVAKEWTVTNTIAELLDFYKSRAYGLCWQVSDEEYDKVIIEFEKFCIQHYDSLERVISSEAKFEISAYNLQQLPSSPPND, from the coding sequence ATGAATAAAAACAACTACTACGACAAAATTTCGCAGATTTATGATCAAACACGTTGGTTGACAGAATCCATAGCGGATGAAGTTGCAGACTTTATTCTCAATCTTGTATTTGCAACACCTAAAACATCTTTTCTGGAACCTGGAGTCGGAACTGGATTAAATGTTATTCCTTTAGTAAAACGCGGTTATTCAGTAACAGGGATTGATATTTCTGAACAGATGCTAAATCAGTTTCGGCAGAAGTTAAACGGAACTCCTGAGAATTTGACACTAGTTCATGCAGATGCTTCCCAGTTACCGTTTGAGGATAACAGTTTTGACGTTGTATTAACCGTGCATATGCTTCATACTGTAGGCGATCGCCAAATATTCTTAGATGAAATCGATCGAGTTTTGAAGCCAGGAGGTTACTTTCTCAATTGTCAATGGATTACCCCACCAGCAAGAAGAGAATTTGAAGCCTATTTTCGAGCAATACAGTCGAAATACAAGAATTATCCGCCAGAATCGAAATCTCAAGATAAAGCAATAGAAGAAAGAGATTTAGAGCAATATTTACGCGAAAAAAGAGATTTAGAACAATATTTACACGAAAAAGGCTATCAGTCCAATTATTTTGTCGCCAAAGAATGGACAGTCACCAATACTATTGCAGAATTATTAGATTTTTACAAATCACGAGCATATGGATTATGTTGGCAAGTCTCCGATGAAGAATACGACAAAGTGATAATCGAGTTTGAAAAGTTTTGTATACAGCACTATGATTCCCTGGAAAGAGTAATTTCCTCCGAAGCCAAATTTGAAATCTCGGCTTATAACCTTCAACAACTACCGTCATCCCCCCCAAATGACTGA
- a CDS encoding LLM class flavin-dependent oxidoreductase, with amino-acid sequence MSKTRKFRLGAFIQATGHHVSAWRHPGSQIDAGLNFEHYKEITQTAERGLFDAVFLADSPGVWGDAPETQSRNGKIVHFEPVTLFSALSSVTKNIGFIATASTTYEEPYTLARKFASLDHLSHGRAGWNVVTTGNENAAGNFGHDKHPDHSLRYERAEEFVEVVKGLWDSWEDDAFIRDRESGVYFDTDKLHILNHKGKHFSVRGPLNVGRPPQGYPVIVQAGASEAGRDLAARTAEVIFTANQTLADAQEFYADLKGRLAKYGRSPDDLKIMPGAFPVIGRTEAEAQEKYEFLQSLIHPDVAWGILNKYYKNVDLSQYSLDDLAPELNSETNNNKSRLKLVKDLANRGNLTLRQLYLALATARGHRTIIGTPESIADQLEEWFNNGAADGFNIMPPVLPTALDDFVNLVIPILQKRGLFRTEYEGSTLRENLGLRRPQNNFAAKKVDERLVLA; translated from the coding sequence ATGAGCAAAACACGCAAGTTTCGTTTAGGTGCATTTATTCAAGCCACTGGACATCATGTCTCTGCTTGGCGACATCCCGGTTCGCAAATAGATGCTGGTTTGAACTTTGAGCATTACAAAGAAATTACCCAAACTGCCGAACGTGGTTTATTTGATGCAGTTTTTCTGGCAGATAGTCCAGGTGTTTGGGGTGACGCTCCAGAAACCCAGAGTCGCAATGGTAAAATAGTTCATTTTGAGCCAGTGACGCTGTTTTCAGCTTTGTCATCTGTCACCAAAAATATTGGTTTTATTGCTACTGCTTCGACTACCTACGAAGAACCCTATACTTTGGCACGTAAGTTTGCTTCTCTGGATCATCTCAGTCATGGTAGGGCAGGATGGAATGTTGTCACCACGGGGAATGAAAATGCCGCAGGTAATTTTGGTCACGACAAGCATCCCGACCATAGTCTGCGTTACGAACGTGCAGAAGAATTTGTAGAAGTAGTTAAAGGTTTGTGGGATAGCTGGGAAGATGATGCATTCATTCGTGACAGAGAATCTGGTGTTTACTTCGATACCGATAAACTGCATATACTTAACCACAAGGGTAAACATTTTTCTGTCAGAGGACCTTTAAATGTTGGTCGTCCACCCCAGGGTTATCCAGTCATTGTACAGGCTGGAGCTTCGGAAGCAGGAAGGGATTTAGCTGCTCGTACTGCTGAGGTGATTTTTACTGCGAATCAAACCCTGGCTGATGCTCAGGAATTTTATGCCGATTTAAAAGGTCGATTGGCAAAATATGGACGCTCTCCAGATGATTTAAAAATCATGCCCGGAGCTTTTCCGGTGATTGGACGTACAGAAGCGGAAGCTCAAGAAAAGTATGAATTTCTGCAATCATTAATTCATCCCGATGTTGCCTGGGGAATTTTAAATAAGTATTACAAAAATGTCGATTTGTCCCAATATTCCCTAGATGATTTAGCTCCTGAATTAAACAGCGAAACTAACAATAATAAGAGTCGTCTGAAACTGGTCAAAGATTTAGCGAATCGTGGTAATTTAACACTACGTCAATTGTATTTAGCATTGGCTACTGCAAGGGGGCATCGTACCATAATTGGAACCCCTGAAAGCATTGCTGACCAACTAGAGGAATGGTTTAACAACGGTGCAGCAGATGGTTTTAATATCATGCCACCAGTTTTACCGACAGCATTAGATGACTTTGTGAATCTGGTAATTCCAATCCTGCAAAAACGGGGACTTTTCCGTACTGAATATGAAGGTAGTACCCTGAGAGAAAATCTCGGTTTACGCCGTCCTCAAAATAATTTTGCAGCGAAAAAAGTGGATGAAAGATTAGTTTTGGCATAA
- a CDS encoding amidohydrolase family protein yields the protein MTEYSRLKTSRSAAIKANLDYPIIDTDVHTNDFTPAIEDYIANYGGAQLVDALRKAESSRLNSKTDGKDWYQQTPEERQYNRTIRSPWWARVTRNTLDLATYTLPELFYQRQAEQGSDYSVLFPNNVLAPTGAGKEHRQALQRAVNHYHADLYRKYSDRLTTVAGIPMNTPEEAIEELEFAVKTLGLKVANIPGGVKRPIKAIADKYPADKYPEIAKHASYMDFYGIDSEYDYDPFWAKVVELGVPVTTHYGSQGWTGRSSISNYMNNHIGHFADGSQAFAKALFFGGVTKRFPQLRVGMLEGGADWGAHVYIHLVDRFSKRSLKGLQNYNPDLTNSNELYELFQRFGSEFIEAFPLSNEELTKTVLGSSFNRYSRQPAANELEDFAAAGIETIEDIRDRWVNSFFFGSESDDRTIATAFNNKANPLGVKINAIYSSDVGHWDVPDLTDPLAESWDLVVEGVISEADFKSYVFANPYKFYTEANPDFFKGTAVESKVSKIESAQADKGLVTA from the coding sequence ATGACTGAATATAGCCGCTTAAAAACTTCCCGCTCTGCTGCCATCAAAGCTAACCTTGATTATCCCATCATCGATACTGATGTTCATACCAACGATTTCACACCTGCGATTGAGGATTACATTGCTAATTATGGTGGAGCACAACTTGTAGACGCATTACGCAAAGCAGAATCTTCCCGTCTCAACTCGAAAACCGACGGAAAAGATTGGTATCAACAAACTCCAGAAGAACGTCAGTACAACCGGACAATTCGCTCTCCCTGGTGGGCAAGAGTCACCCGCAATACCTTAGATTTGGCGACTTACACTTTGCCAGAATTATTCTATCAACGTCAGGCAGAGCAAGGGTCAGACTATTCTGTTCTGTTTCCCAACAATGTGCTAGCACCAACAGGAGCAGGTAAAGAACATCGTCAAGCATTGCAACGAGCAGTGAATCACTACCATGCTGACTTGTATCGCAAATATAGCGATCGCCTGACGACCGTAGCTGGTATTCCGATGAATACCCCCGAAGAAGCGATTGAAGAATTAGAATTTGCAGTAAAAACTCTGGGGTTAAAAGTAGCAAATATTCCTGGTGGCGTGAAAAGACCAATTAAGGCGATCGCGGATAAATATCCAGCCGATAAATATCCAGAAATCGCTAAACACGCCTCTTACATGGACTTCTACGGAATCGATAGCGAATACGATTACGATCCATTCTGGGCAAAAGTTGTAGAATTAGGTGTGCCCGTTACTACTCACTATGGTAGCCAAGGTTGGACTGGACGCTCTTCCATCAGCAACTACATGAATAACCATATCGGTCATTTTGCGGATGGTTCCCAAGCATTTGCCAAAGCCCTCTTCTTTGGTGGTGTTACCAAACGTTTCCCACAGCTACGGGTCGGAATGCTGGAAGGTGGAGCCGATTGGGGCGCTCATGTCTACATCCATTTGGTAGATCGTTTCTCCAAACGTAGTCTCAAAGGATTGCAGAACTACAATCCCGATTTGACCAATTCCAATGAATTATACGAATTATTCCAGCGTTTTGGTAGCGAGTTTATAGAAGCCTTTCCTCTCAGCAATGAGGAATTAACCAAAACTGTGCTTGGTTCTTCCTTCAATCGTTATAGCCGTCAACCAGCAGCCAACGAACTCGAAGACTTTGCCGCAGCAGGTATCGAAACCATTGAAGATATCCGCGATCGCTGGGTTAATAGTTTCTTCTTTGGTTCCGAATCCGATGACCGCACCATTGCCACAGCTTTCAACAATAAAGCTAATCCTTTAGGTGTCAAAATTAACGCCATCTATTCCTCAGACGTTGGTCACTGGGATGTGCCCGATTTAACTGACCCCTTAGCAGAAAGCTGGGATTTAGTAGTGGAAGGTGTGATTTCCGAAGCTGACTTTAAGTCCTACGTCTTCGCTAATCCCTACAAGTTTTATACCGAAGCAAACCCCGACTTCTTCAAGGGTACTGCTGTTGAATCCAAGGTAAGTAAAATCGAATCTGCACAAGCAGATAAAGGTTTAGTAACTGCTTAA
- a CDS encoding dienelactone hydrolase family protein: MTIEQRSQDTIKGSLPYLFSAVSNNTNTPAPLVLFLHGARDRGTDLNVLLTWGFPRFVETSDSLPYFFAAPQLPEGQTWVERESDVIALLDELIVSHPIDPSRVILSGFSLGTAGAWHIAASNRDRFAGLVAVSGRVPQRLEETQLAALQEIPIQIFQGGKDEKLSIEDTQQIVDTLRGVGAKVDFTILSEGDHFIADEVYSDPKLQEWLISQSRQASVAV, from the coding sequence ATGACCATCGAACAACGCTCTCAAGATACTATCAAAGGCTCTTTACCTTATCTGTTCTCAGCAGTTTCTAATAATACCAACACACCTGCACCTTTGGTATTGTTTCTACATGGAGCGCGAGACAGAGGAACCGATTTAAATGTATTACTAACATGGGGTTTCCCTCGTTTTGTCGAGACTTCAGATTCCTTACCTTATTTCTTTGCTGCTCCCCAACTTCCTGAAGGACAAACCTGGGTAGAGCGGGAGTCAGATGTAATTGCTTTACTAGATGAATTGATAGTTTCCCATCCCATCGATCCGTCCCGTGTAATTTTATCTGGGTTTAGCTTAGGTACTGCTGGAGCTTGGCATATTGCAGCTTCCAATCGCGATCGCTTTGCTGGTTTAGTAGCAGTTTCTGGTCGTGTACCTCAGAGATTAGAAGAAACTCAACTAGCTGCACTTCAGGAAATTCCTATCCAAATCTTCCAAGGTGGCAAAGACGAAAAACTGTCTATTGAGGATACGCAGCAAATTGTCGATACCTTGCGCGGAGTGGGAGCAAAAGTAGATTTTACTATCTTGTCAGAAGGCGATCATTTCATTGCCGATGAAGTTTACAGCGACCCCAAATTGCAAGAATGGTTGATTTCTCAGAGTCGTCAAGCTTCTGTAGCTGTGTAG
- a CDS encoding aldo/keto reductase: MTLPTTKLGKTGLTVSRLCLGTMTFGLQADEETSRQILDTAADGGINFLDTADVYPLGGGVATAGSTEEIIGRWLKGKRDRFIVATKCVGKVGTAPWDQGASRKHILDAIDASLRRLGTDYVDLYQLHSDDTSTPLDETLEALDTIVRAGKVRYIGVSNFLAYRLALALGRAEVRNLTKFVSVQPRYNLLFREIERELLPLAQEAGLGVIPYNPLAGGLLTGKHNLAQGPTEGTRFTLGAAAERYQERYWRDREFQTVEELRTVADLAGLSLTTLSLAWVLANPIITAPIIGASRPEQLADSLQAIEVKLDDSWKQKLDNITAEYRKGDAVR; this comes from the coding sequence ATGACATTACCAACAACAAAACTCGGTAAAACTGGATTGACTGTTTCCCGTCTCTGCTTGGGAACTATGACTTTTGGATTGCAAGCAGATGAAGAAACTTCGAGGCAGATTCTTGATACTGCTGCCGATGGTGGTATTAATTTTTTAGATACAGCTGATGTTTATCCCCTCGGTGGTGGAGTCGCAACAGCAGGAAGTACAGAAGAAATTATTGGACGCTGGCTTAAGGGTAAACGCGATCGCTTTATCGTTGCAACCAAATGCGTTGGCAAGGTGGGAACTGCTCCTTGGGATCAGGGTGCTTCACGCAAACATATTTTGGATGCGATCGACGCTTCCCTAAGACGACTGGGAACCGATTATGTTGATTTGTATCAATTACATTCCGATGATACCTCCACACCCCTTGATGAAACCTTAGAAGCTTTAGATACCATAGTTCGGGCTGGTAAAGTACGCTATATCGGAGTTTCTAACTTCCTTGCTTACCGACTAGCACTGGCTCTTGGTCGGGCAGAAGTACGTAATTTAACTAAATTTGTTTCCGTACAACCTCGTTATAATCTCCTGTTTCGGGAGATAGAGCGGGAATTATTACCTTTAGCACAGGAAGCAGGATTGGGTGTAATTCCTTACAATCCTTTGGCGGGTGGATTACTGACAGGTAAACATAATCTTGCTCAGGGACCAACCGAAGGTACTCGTTTTACCCTGGGTGCTGCTGCTGAACGCTATCAAGAACGTTATTGGCGCGATCGCGAGTTTCAAACAGTCGAAGAGTTACGCACAGTAGCAGATTTAGCTGGATTGTCACTGACTACTCTCTCTTTGGCTTGGGTATTAGCAAATCCAATTATCACTGCTCCAATAATTGGTGCAAGTCGTCCAGAGCAACTTGCCGATAGTTTGCAAGCAATAGAAGTAAAACTTGACGACAGCTGGAAACAAAAACTTGACAATATCACAGCTGAATACCGCAAAGGAGATGCCGTGCGTTAG
- a CDS encoding GNAT family N-acetyltransferase, with the protein MKWEKGEFTVVDRREALDVELIYNFLSKSSYWAKGIPREVVVKALDHSLCFGLFKDHRQIGFGRVVTDLATFAYLADVFIVEDYRGKGLGKWLLECILKHPELQGLRRWMLSTADAQELYHQFGFKSLLKPERFMEKHNPDIYQHEV; encoded by the coding sequence ATGAAGTGGGAAAAAGGAGAATTCACAGTTGTCGATCGTCGGGAAGCTTTAGATGTTGAGCTGATTTACAACTTCTTAAGCAAGTCCTCATACTGGGCAAAGGGTATACCGAGAGAAGTTGTCGTTAAAGCTCTTGATCATTCTTTATGCTTTGGACTTTTTAAGGATCATCGGCAAATTGGCTTCGGTCGTGTGGTGACCGATCTCGCTACCTTTGCTTACCTCGCTGATGTTTTTATTGTTGAGGACTATCGAGGGAAAGGGTTGGGAAAATGGTTACTTGAATGCATTCTGAAGCACCCGGAGCTTCAAGGTTTACGACGTTGGATGTTAAGCACTGCGGATGCACAGGAGTTGTATCATCAATTTGGCTTTAAATCGTTGCTCAAGCCTGAAAGATTTATGGAAAAGCATAATCCCGATATCTATCAGCATGAAGTTTAA
- a CDS encoding GNAT family N-acetyltransferase has protein sequence MTEIRRARLVDIESIRAFYKQCGYGGDLSEEALTLMAQLEGQIIGAVRLCPNIDFFTLRGMQVLAPFQRQGIGTQLLQACTDQLTFQFCYCIPWQHLKSFYQQLGFQEVSPIEVPNLLSERFNNYISRNMNVILMRRLPTA, from the coding sequence ATGACAGAAATCAGACGCGCAAGACTTGTGGATATCGAAAGCATTAGAGCTTTTTACAAGCAATGTGGATATGGAGGTGATCTGAGTGAGGAAGCTTTGACACTTATGGCTCAACTAGAGGGACAAATTATCGGGGCAGTCCGGTTATGTCCAAATATCGATTTTTTTACCCTTCGAGGAATGCAGGTATTAGCTCCGTTTCAGCGTCAGGGTATTGGTACACAACTACTTCAAGCTTGTACCGATCAACTGACTTTTCAATTTTGTTACTGTATCCCGTGGCAGCATTTGAAATCATTCTATCAACAATTAGGATTTCAAGAAGTTTCACCAATCGAGGTTCCAAACCTATTGAGTGAGCGATTTAATAACTACATCTCTAGAAACATGAATGTCATTCTAATGCGCCGGTTGCCAACCGCATAA
- a CDS encoding HAD family hydrolase translates to MVKSVLFDLDETLLDRDTSIKQFITAQYDRLIAHLNHIPKSNYITRFIELDSHGYIWKDKVYQQLVSEFGIMGISWQELLEDYETQFQFHCIPFDFLKETLNWLKQQDYLLGIITNGLGHFQARAINGLGIRDYFDVILISEVEQVRKPQLEIFRRATNRLGVAAQDSIFIGDHPEADIIGAKNAGMMAIWKRSPHWIEAKEADAIIDELNEIPPILQSKRS, encoded by the coding sequence ATGGTGAAATCAGTTCTTTTCGATTTAGATGAAACATTACTCGATCGCGATACCTCGATTAAGCAATTCATCACTGCACAGTACGATAGGTTGATTGCCCACTTAAATCACATTCCTAAAAGCAATTACATTACTCGCTTCATCGAGCTAGATTCCCATGGCTATATTTGGAAAGATAAGGTTTATCAACAGTTAGTCTCGGAATTTGGAATTATGGGGATTAGTTGGCAAGAATTACTTGAAGACTACGAAACCCAGTTTCAGTTTCATTGCATTCCATTTGATTTCCTGAAGGAGACATTGAACTGGTTGAAACAGCAAGATTATTTGTTAGGGATCATCACTAACGGATTAGGGCATTTTCAAGCTCGTGCAATTAATGGATTGGGCATTCGAGACTACTTTGATGTCATCTTGATTTCGGAAGTTGAACAAGTCAGAAAACCCCAACTTGAAATTTTTCGGAGAGCCACAAATCGATTAGGTGTGGCAGCCCAGGACAGCATTTTTATTGGGGATCATCCTGAAGCAGACATCATTGGGGCAAAGAATGCTGGAATGATGGCGATTTGGAAACGCAGTCCACACTGGATAGAGGCAAAAGAAGCAGATGCAATCATCGATGAACTGAATGAGATTCCTCCTATTCTTCAAAGTAAGCGTAGTTGA
- a CDS encoding ABC transporter ATP-binding protein, whose product MIRRDRRFSSNKSHSSQSFQRAANVPNLPSTALGFIYYFVSYYRWWYISITILEAIHAICGIMLPYAIGEIIRSVTRSTGDSRYIFDAVQQPLMLFVGLSLGEVVFGRISGLLMTIRHPIHRQHIVRCLYAYLQQHSHRYLSSSFAGALAHRIAETSLGVTQTMQMLLSEFMPVIIVHIVSVILLYRAYPPLAGFVGGWAVIFISVSFWLATRCRIYSRRAAAERSETTGIIVDAVTNLTSSRLFARLGFERRYLNERLRKELIEVRKSNWYSERIRLFQFVSSAFLKIGTLYYSLSLWSQGKIAAADFVVATSLSLLIISEARNLSKRFMEFFEHIGNVSNGVGTIIQPHEIIDQENAIAHPITQGKIEFSRVNFSYSNEKQVFQNLSMTIEPGQRVGLVGFSGSGKSTFVNLILRLFDPQSGQILIDGVDIKDMTQEALHSQISLIPQDPSLFHRTLLENLRYGRLEASDEEVVEASRKAYAHDFIAQIKEGYESLVGERGVKLSGGQRQRIAIARVILKDAPILILDEATSSLDSITEKAIQNTLDSAMQGKTVIVVAHRLSTISHLDRILVFDKGRIIEDGSHEELLAKRSAYYKLWKMQAGGFLPVEAGVSGKG is encoded by the coding sequence GTGATACGACGCGATCGCCGTTTTTCAAGTAACAAATCTCATTCATCTCAATCTTTTCAACGTGCTGCCAATGTACCAAATTTGCCATCAACAGCTTTGGGATTTATTTATTATTTTGTCAGTTATTACCGTTGGTGGTACATATCGATAACTATTTTGGAAGCGATTCACGCCATTTGTGGGATTATGTTGCCCTATGCGATTGGCGAAATTATCCGCAGTGTGACACGCTCAACGGGGGATAGCAGGTATATTTTTGATGCTGTTCAACAACCCCTGATGTTATTCGTCGGATTAAGTTTAGGAGAAGTAGTATTTGGGCGAATATCGGGATTACTGATGACCATACGTCATCCCATCCACCGTCAACATATAGTCCGTTGTTTGTATGCCTACTTACAACAGCATTCCCACCGCTACCTAAGTAGCAGTTTTGCTGGTGCTTTGGCGCATCGCATCGCGGAAACTTCACTGGGAGTCACCCAAACGATGCAGATGCTACTGAGTGAATTTATGCCAGTAATAATTGTACATATTGTCTCAGTAATATTGCTTTATCGTGCTTATCCTCCATTAGCTGGATTCGTTGGTGGCTGGGCTGTTATATTTATTAGTGTTTCTTTCTGGTTAGCGACTCGCTGCCGTATTTATTCCCGTCGAGCCGCCGCCGAAAGGAGTGAAACCACAGGGATTATTGTTGATGCGGTGACGAATTTAACTAGTAGTCGCTTGTTTGCCCGGTTAGGTTTTGAAAGACGCTATTTAAACGAGCGACTAAGAAAAGAACTCATCGAAGTTAGAAAATCTAACTGGTATTCGGAACGCATCCGTTTATTTCAATTTGTCTCATCGGCATTTCTGAAAATCGGTACTTTGTACTATTCGCTTTCCCTTTGGAGTCAGGGGAAAATTGCTGCTGCGGATTTTGTCGTAGCAACTAGTTTGTCGCTGTTAATCATTAGCGAAGCTCGGAATTTAAGCAAACGCTTTATGGAATTCTTCGAGCATATCGGCAATGTTAGTAATGGGGTAGGGACAATTATTCAACCCCACGAAATCATCGACCAGGAAAATGCGATCGCTCACCCCATTACCCAAGGAAAAATTGAGTTTTCCAGGGTTAATTTTAGCTATTCCAATGAAAAACAGGTATTTCAAAACCTGTCAATGACCATCGAACCTGGTCAACGGGTGGGATTGGTAGGATTCTCAGGCTCTGGAAAATCAACTTTTGTCAATCTGATTTTGCGTTTGTTCGATCCCCAATCTGGACAGATTCTCATCGATGGGGTTGATATTAAAGACATGACCCAAGAAGCCTTACATTCGCAAATTAGTTTAATTCCCCAAGACCCATCTTTATTTCATCGGACATTGTTAGAAAATTTGCGTTATGGTCGCTTGGAAGCCAGTGATGAAGAAGTCGTGGAAGCCTCACGCAAAGCTTATGCCCATGATTTTATCGCTCAAATCAAAGAAGGTTACGAATCCTTGGTAGGAGAGCGGGGTGTCAAACTTTCGGGAGGACAAAGACAAAGGATTGCGATCGCCCGAGTTATCCTCAAGGACGCACCAATTCTCATCTTAGATGAAGCAACTTCCAGCCTCGATTCAATTACTGAAAAAGCGATTCAAAATACCCTTGATTCAGCAATGCAGGGAAAAACAGTGATTGTAGTTGCTCATCGTCTATCGACAATTTCCCACCTCGACCGGATTTTAGTATTTGATAAAGGTCGAATTATCGAAGATGGCAGCCATGAAGAACTATTAGCCAAACGTAGCGCTTACTACAAGTTATGGAAAATGCAGGCTGGGGGATTTTTACCCGTTGAGGCTGGTGTTAGTGGTAAGGGGTAG